The genomic window TTTCAcgaaacttaaataaattactaagaaaagtaaaatctatAGAACGAAAAAAGTTAAGACCAATGCTATCATAtttcaaataaagaaatacagtcgaacttctctacagtgaacttccatataatgaagctctccttataatgaactggtttcgaagacactgctttttcgttctactttcggtgtatttttgtctccttataatgaatttctatatagtgaaattttctatataatgaacaaattttacagctggaaattcaagcgtcctaagtttttgtctccatatagtgaattttttcaaaagttttctgttgcaaaaaattacagttagatgtggaaattaaaacagaaagagctgagctattacagttttattccgtgattgaagttaaaatgatgcatcgaagcagcatttcgcttgaaaaaaagttattaatgattaacaaagttaatgaaggaaagaaaaaaaaaagatattgccaatgaattcggagttcttcccagcactttatcaaatattttaaaaaataaggaagtgattttaaaaaatgcggaggatgtggcagtaaataccaaacgcaaaagacttcgaccttgtcattttgaggatattgacgaagcaatgctgaaatggttactcgttgcacgtggtaagaatctccctttatctggaccattattgaagcaaaaggccaaagattttgcggaagcactaggacaccacgaatttgaggcaagtacaggttggttagacaagttcaaaagtcggcatggcgttattcaaaagacattatgtggggaaagtgctgacaccaacatagaaaaccgtgatgaatgggtgacgaacgtcttaccgaaattaattgaaaattacaacattaacgacatttttaatgccgacgagactgctttgtttttcaaatgcttgccaactaaaacactggcattcaaaaatgaaaaatgctttggtgggaagcaaagcaaggagagaataactgtcctggtgggaagcaatatgactggatcagaaaagctaaaattgctggtaatcggaaaggccaaaaatccgaggtacttcaagggaataaaatctttaggtgtcgattatgagtttaacaaaaaagcatggatgaccagtgagatttttacgaaatggattgtaaaactcgacaaaaaattttgtgatcaaaacagaaaggtgttgttttttgttgataactgcactgcctaccctaaagatgtaagagacaagttgagaaacattcatctcgcttattttcctcccaacatgacttcgttactgcaaccaatggaccaaggcattatctacaacatgaaacaacattacagaaaacgaattttaacgaatatattgactcaagtggatgagggaaattctgttatggccatagacttgctgcaagcagttcgaaatcttagcaatatatggaatgtctatgttaaaccagaaacagttgccaactgttttaaaaaggctggattttcaaaagatgttatgcagattccatttgagcattgggatgaagaggaccttcttttAATATCGGATTAGGCcgctttacagtcttcatttaaaaaagtagcaaatatcgaagcatcgtttgatgactacgtaaatgttgataatggtgtgcagacttgggacaaaccatccgaagaagatattctcaacagcatttttgaaagtcgcggagttccagctgaacctggtaagcatttatctttttatagtcaaacgaaaatttaatatgtaaatattatttcagataacgatgaacactatttgaccgttgaagaattggcagaaactgaggaggcattacctacgttgatacaagctgcttcatccattagcgtaattagagcctttgtggaaatgaggaatgacgtgccgattaatgttttcaactctcatgatttggaagcttttattgaaaatgaaaaatggaagactgtaattcaaaccaaactcactgattattttaaataaagttacataaaaaatcaatgtttccttataatgaagtttctatatagtgaagtgattttcaggtcccatgcgaattcactatatggaagttcgactgtataatTCTTGGtgttagtttataatttggagCTCAGTAATTTGTGTTGCTATTGTGTTGTGTTACACTTTtgattataacttttttcataatattttgatcaatttttggCCATTCCACATTAAGactctcgcctcatttgaaatggtattATATGTGTGTTTCTTTAAAGGCGTGTAAAAGGGAaactaaaaaagattttttattcttgtttccaatattttattttttgatctattgttagaaaataaaaatttattttggctaCACGAGGTTCTTCAAAAAGTTGACggcctttaaaaaaaattcttcacatggacaatgaacacagatatagccggttctacctaaccgattttgatgaaataaaattgagatGACGTCGAATTTATGTCGTTATCGTCTGAGCTCTTTGAAGGTCCGTCATTTAGtcgaattttcttctttttttaagatCGTAGTTCATacgataacgacattcatactgaacaagGCACTTGTGAGTTCCGAAAACCGGATCGCCAgcgtcatttgtttttttttttttttgttttagaaagaattgtttttgaaggccgacaactttttgaacgagcCACGTatggtcaaaaaaaatttcagttttttaacaacgaatcagaaaataaaatactgcaaACCAGAATAAGAAGTCTTTTTTCGTTTATGTTTTTTACGCAAATGAGACGAGGGTCTTAAATATTTAATGCAACGTTCccttccagttttttttttcgtttacattACCCCAATTAAATTTTcagaattaaaatttctttctctttaatataatattaaaaatttttgattccGATTTGAGTCCGGGATCCCGATATGACTAAAAACTACTTCCGGGCTTTTCGAGACCTGAACAATACCGTGTTGCCTGCATCATGGTATCGGCATCCctaatacacacacaaacctcTCAACTGCCCAGTCGAACTTCTGTCTGCACATTTTGCATaatttacaattacaattacgacCGTTGCTCGATTCgggtttttttatttcgaaagaaaaaacaaaaaaaaaagaaacaaggaaacaaaaatgAGAAATGGGTAAAGGAATcccaaatgcaaatatttttacgcGCTTGTTTGCACAATTCACAATCAGTAGCAATGAAATCGATTTAAAACGACTTTCAGTATTTGTAGGGATCCGAAGGCAAAACTTTACTGTCTGTGTGTGCGTAGGTGGTTGCAAAAAATGGCAGTCGGAAAGTAAATAGTCAACCCAACAGTTGGCCAACAAAGTTGTAGCTTCTGcatatacaaatgcatgtatatgtgtgtgtgtctgtgtgtgtaaatgcatacatgcacacactcacacattctACTTTATACACACATAGACAGATTGAAAGCGGAAGTTGAATAGAAATGCAAGCAACCGGATATAATTGTGTTTGCTATGCATATTTCCGTTGCTGCTGTAGCGACTCCGGCAGCGAAGAGTACTCGCATCAATATAATACCAACAATATGTACGCCAACTGTTAGACACTGCTGGCAACTTCAAGTTTCCCCACTTTTGTAGGtaactgttgctgttgctgttgcttcaGTTGTTGCAAAGTTATTGTGCTCAAACTGAATGCGTTGCTATTACTCCGCAACAGCTACCAcactatctctctctctctctctctctctctctctctctctctctctctctcgccacCGGGCATACTTTCTGGGTTTTTAACTCTTCAGTAGTCGTATTTATGTTATTGTGTATAttcacatgtatgtgtgcagatatgtgtgtgtttgtgtgcatttCAACTTTTAGTGCCGCTGCTGGCTAGCGATATGCATAACAACTTCTATAGAAATATTCGAGTCTATCCACACATGCACTGCAACATGGCATTaacaaatgtataaaaaaaaatccctacAGTAAATCTGGTTGCAGCTCAGCCAAGGCAGGATTGATATGCAACATTTGATTGCTGCACGTGAATACGTATTCGGAGGTCTCCTTGTCTTGTTGGTGTATTTGTGCGCCAGTGAGGTATGGATTTATGCCAAACG from Anastrepha ludens isolate Willacy chromosome 5, idAnaLude1.1, whole genome shotgun sequence includes these protein-coding regions:
- the LOC128862958 gene encoding tigger transposable element-derived protein 4-like, coding for MKERKKKDIANEFGVLPSTLSNILKNKEVILKNAEDVAVNTKRKRLRPCHFEDIDEAMLKWLLVARGKNLPLSGPLLKQKAKDFAEALGHHEFEASTGWLDKFKSRHGVIQKTLCGESADTNIENRDEWVTNVLPKLIENYNINDIFNADETALFFKCLPTKTLAFKNEKCFGGKQSKERITVLVGSNMTGSEKLKLLVIGKAKNPRYFKGIKSLGVDYEFNKKAWMTSEIFTKWIVKLDKKFCDQNRKVLFFVDNCTAYPKDVRDKLRNIHLAYFPPNMTSLLQPMDQGIIYNMKQHYRKRILTNILTQVDEGNSVMAIDLLQAVRNLSNIWNVYVKPETVANCFKKAGFSKDVMQIPFEHWDEEDLLLISD